The sequence below is a genomic window from Variovorax sp. PBL-E5.
ACGTGGAGCATCCAGCCGTTACCCAGGCCCGCGAGCGCCTGATTGATGCGGAACGACACCATTTCCCGCTGTTCATCGGTGCTGCTTGCGTTGTCGTCGCCCTTGTAGAGCCAAGAGGCGATGAACGACCCGTTCTTACCCACGATCACGCCGTCATCGACCATGGCGGCGTAGTTGAGTAGATCGGCCAGGCCGGCGTCCTTGGAACGATGCTTTTTGAGCTTCAATTCCGCATCGACGGCTCGGATGCGAGCGAACAGGATGAGCAGCAGCAAGGCACCGAGCGCCGCGATGCCAATTGCGATTGCTTCGATCATTTGTATTGCTTCCCTTGGCTATTCGGGTTCAGTCGGAAAGGCGTGCTGCGCGCTGGGTAGTACCCCTTGTACTTACGGTGACGCAGGTACACGAAGCGCAGCTTGGGATCGGACTTCGCCATGAGCCGGCACGCGAAGAGCGCACCGAACCACAGCAGAAGCCCGATCACCGTTGCCCTCAGTTCTTGGGCGCTGAAAATCAGAGCGAAGGCCAGAAGACCCGAAAACATCACCAGTTCACGATCCCCACCCATGAACAGGTTGTCTCGGTTCCCGGCGCGACGAATGGGGATCGTGCGGAGGGCCATCGTTAGACCGTGCGGACGCTGTTGGTCAGAACCGATGCGGCCTTGAGCTGGTGCATCACGGCATCGCCCAGCGCAGCAATCTCAGCGCCACGGCCGAAGAAGGTGCTCATCACGTTCTGCGCGCCGACCAGGAGGGCCATCACCAGGACGAGGAAAATCAACGTGCGGAAGAAGCCATTCAGGTCGCCGCCGAAGATCAGCACGCCGCCCGCGATCACGATGCCGATGATCGACAGCGCGAAGGCCACGGGGCCGGTGACGGAATTGCGCAGGTTCGTCAACCAGCTTTCATAGGGCAGCGAGCCGCCCGTGCCTTCCGAGGCAAAGGCATGCTGTGGAGACAGCAGGAAAAGCACCATCAGCAGCGCCGCGCCGATGTAGAACATCGTCGTGCGGTTGATGGCGAAGGGACGGAGAAGAGACGCTTGCATTGGAAATACTCCTAGAGGGTTTTGGTGATGTAGCGGCCGTCCACGTACCCGGAAACCTCAAGGATTTCTTGGATGCGGCGACCGCCTTCAGGGGTGCGGGCGATATGAACAACGACATGAACCACCTCGCCTATCAGCGGTTCAATTTCGGCCGGTGCCGACTCATTACGGGTAATGAGCGACCTCAGACGAGCCAGGCCAGCGGCTGCGTTGTTGGCGTGGAGCGTTGCCGCCCCACCCTCGTGCCCGGTGTTCCAGGCATCGAGCAAATCCAACGCTTCCGCCCCACGCACTTCCCCGACCAGAATCCGGTCAGGGCGCATGCGCAGAGTCGCTTTCAGAAGCGCCGTCATCGGCACTTCCAAGGACGTGTGGTACTGAACGAAGTTTTCAGCGGCGCATTGAATTTCGCCGGTGTCTTCGATGATGAAAACGCGCTCCATGGGATCGCAAATCACCATCTCATTGATGATCGCGTTCACGAGCGTGGTCTTGCCCGAGCCAGTGCCGCCAATCACCAGGATGTTCCGGTGGTTCTTGACGGCGGCTTTCAGGGCCTCGTACTGGCCCTGCGTCATGGTGCCGGCCTCGACGTATTGCTCCAGCGTGAAGATG
It includes:
- a CDS encoding conjugal transfer protein TrbD codes for the protein MALRTIPIRRAGNRDNLFMGGDRELVMFSGLLAFALIFSAQELRATVIGLLLWFGALFACRLMAKSDPKLRFVYLRHRKYKGYYPARSTPFRLNPNSQGKQYK
- the trbB gene encoding P-type conjugative transfer ATPase TrbB; this encodes MADTEDFSTLKERAKKKLERDMGPLLLGALNDPRTVEIMLNADGKLWQERLGEKMKCIGSLRVAQSEAIIKTIAGYHGKEVTRGKPILEGELPLDGSRFAGQLPPVVPAPTFAIRKKAVAIFTLEQYVEAGTMTQGQYEALKAAVKNHRNILVIGGTGSGKTTLVNAIINEMVICDPMERVFIIEDTGEIQCAAENFVQYHTSLEVPMTALLKATLRMRPDRILVGEVRGAEALDLLDAWNTGHEGGAATLHANNAAAGLARLRSLITRNESAPAEIEPLIGEVVHVVVHIARTPEGGRRIQEILEVSGYVDGRYITKTL
- the trbC gene encoding IncP-type conjugal transfer pilin TrbC, giving the protein MQASLLRPFAINRTTMFYIGAALLMVLFLLSPQHAFASEGTGGSLPYESWLTNLRNSVTGPVAFALSIIGIVIAGGVLIFGGDLNGFFRTLIFLVLVMALLVGAQNVMSTFFGRGAEIAALGDAVMHQLKAASVLTNSVRTV